The Streptomyces sp. NBC_01353 genome contains a region encoding:
- a CDS encoding AMP-binding protein gives MTSMLDGCTPWPQEFVDRYWAAGHWRGNTLDNLLRAWALQYGPRTALVHGDTRVTYANLNRRVDRMAAGFTLLGLRRGHRVVVQLPNVPEFVVTVFALLRAGAVPVFCPLSHRAAEMFPLVQVTEAVGYVGPSTYQGFDHKAMAADIAARSSFLRRVFTHEAEGAASPYGGYTTDPTGCHYFPLASADAPPGPQLRQSADQVALLLLSGGTAEAPQLVPRTHNDYAYQARAAAELVSLTENDVYLAALPVEFNFTFGCPGIVGTLSVGGTVVLAEDPEPAACLPVVERERVTVTSVTPAVAELWLDGLPTVGADVSSLRLVQIGGAPLHRALAERMGPELGCRMQQVFDRAEGLLTLTRPADPDETVLTTQGRPLSPDDEIRVVDVDGKDVPDGECGELLARGPSTLRGYYRAPDRDQRSFTPDGWFRTGDLAHRTPEGNLVVTGRLTGAPWGAGHDHPSGL, from the coding sequence TGCGCGCCTGGGCGCTGCAGTACGGACCTCGGACCGCGCTCGTACACGGTGACACCCGTGTCACGTACGCGAACCTGAACCGGCGCGTGGACCGCATGGCCGCCGGATTCACGCTGCTCGGTCTCCGGCGCGGGCACCGGGTCGTCGTCCAGCTGCCGAACGTTCCCGAGTTCGTCGTCACCGTGTTCGCGCTGTTGCGGGCCGGCGCGGTCCCCGTGTTCTGCCCGCTGTCGCACCGCGCCGCCGAAATGTTCCCCCTCGTGCAGGTCACCGAGGCCGTCGGCTACGTCGGCCCTTCGACGTACCAGGGTTTCGACCACAAGGCGATGGCCGCGGACATCGCGGCCCGAAGCTCCTTCCTGCGACGGGTGTTCACGCATGAGGCGGAAGGTGCCGCGTCCCCGTACGGCGGCTATACGACCGACCCGACGGGCTGCCACTACTTCCCGCTGGCCTCCGCCGATGCCCCGCCCGGGCCGCAACTGAGGCAGAGCGCCGATCAGGTGGCTCTGCTCCTGCTCTCCGGCGGTACCGCCGAGGCGCCCCAGCTCGTTCCGCGCACCCACAACGACTACGCCTACCAGGCACGGGCCGCCGCCGAGCTGGTGTCGCTCACCGAGAACGACGTGTATCTCGCCGCTCTGCCCGTCGAGTTCAACTTCACCTTCGGCTGCCCGGGTATCGTCGGCACCCTCTCCGTCGGCGGCACGGTCGTCCTGGCCGAGGACCCGGAACCCGCCGCATGTCTTCCGGTCGTCGAACGAGAACGCGTCACGGTCACGTCGGTGACGCCAGCCGTGGCCGAGCTCTGGCTCGACGGCCTTCCCACGGTCGGGGCCGACGTGAGCAGTCTGCGTCTCGTGCAGATCGGCGGCGCGCCCCTGCACCGGGCGCTCGCCGAACGGATGGGCCCCGAACTGGGCTGCCGCATGCAGCAGGTCTTCGACAGGGCCGAGGGGCTGCTCACGCTCACCCGGCCGGCCGATCCGGACGAGACCGTGCTCACCACGCAGGGCCGTCCGCTCTCGCCCGACGACGAGATCCGCGTCGTCGACGTCGACGGCAAGGACGTCCCCGACGGGGAGTGCGGCGAACTCCTGGCCCGCGGTCCGTCCACCCTGCGCGGCTACTACCGGGCGCCCGACCGCGACCAACGATCCTTCACCCCCGACGGCTGGTTCCGCACCGGCGACCTCGCGCACCGCACCCCGGAAGGCAACCTGGTGGTGACGGGCCGTCTCACGGGCGCCCCGTGGGGGGCCGGCCACGACCATCCCTCCGGCCTCTGA
- a CDS encoding SRPBCC family protein, which yields MSEIVEEINRVHREVGSRRVEAGEAATVLLRRTYDADASDVWDAVTSPERISRWFLPVSGELKLGGAYQLEGNAGGEILECVPPERLRISWLFGPDPGFSEVEVRLTPEGDGRTVFELEHVAVVPEEFAGQFGPGAVGVGWDLALLGLAWHVEGGEISREEALAWSESPQAKEYMTLSGERWGAAYAASGAAADVVAATTAATIAFYTGA from the coding sequence ATGAGTGAGATCGTCGAAGAGATCAACCGGGTCCACCGGGAGGTCGGCTCGCGCCGGGTCGAGGCCGGCGAGGCCGCGACGGTGCTGTTGCGGCGTACGTACGACGCCGACGCCTCCGACGTGTGGGACGCGGTGACCTCGCCCGAGCGGATCAGTCGCTGGTTCCTGCCGGTGAGCGGCGAGCTCAAGCTCGGCGGGGCGTACCAGCTGGAGGGGAACGCGGGCGGCGAGATCCTGGAGTGCGTCCCGCCGGAGCGGCTGCGCATCTCCTGGCTCTTCGGCCCCGACCCCGGCTTCAGCGAGGTCGAGGTGCGGCTCACACCCGAGGGCGATGGGCGGACCGTGTTCGAGCTGGAGCACGTGGCCGTCGTACCCGAGGAGTTCGCGGGGCAGTTCGGCCCCGGCGCGGTCGGCGTGGGCTGGGACCTGGCGCTCCTGGGCCTGGCGTGGCACGTGGAGGGCGGCGAGATCAGCAGGGAGGAAGCGCTCGCCTGGAGCGAGTCGCCCCAGGCGAAGGAGTACATGACGCTGTCGGGCGAGCGGTGGGGCGCCGCCTACGCCGCCTCGGGCGCGGCGGCGGACGTCGTGGCCGCCACGACCGCGGCGACGATCGCGTTCTACACGGGGGCCTAG
- a CDS encoding metalloregulator ArsR/SmtB family transcription factor, whose amino-acid sequence MHAFDVLGDPVRRRILELLATGEQTSGEVSAVIREEFGISQPAVSQHLRVLRESGFTSVRAEGTRRLYAVETGPLREVDAWLERFRGFWEQRLDALGTELARGKRERGLSEERNGHE is encoded by the coding sequence GTGCACGCCTTCGATGTTCTTGGGGATCCGGTAAGACGCCGGATATTGGAGCTGCTCGCCACGGGCGAGCAGACATCGGGCGAGGTCAGTGCCGTGATCCGGGAGGAGTTCGGAATCTCCCAGCCCGCCGTGTCCCAGCACCTTCGCGTGCTGCGGGAGAGCGGCTTCACCTCCGTGCGCGCCGAGGGCACCCGGCGGCTGTACGCCGTCGAGACCGGCCCTCTGCGGGAGGTGGACGCGTGGCTGGAGCGGTTCCGGGGCTTCTGGGAGCAGCGGCTCGACGCGCTGGGCACGGAGCTCGCGCGCGGGAAGCGCGAGCGCGGGCTGAGTGAGGAACGGAACGGACATGAGTGA
- a CDS encoding acyl-CoA synthetase has translation MEYNLADLFESVVDVVPDREALVYVDHPGTGAERRLTYAELDAAANRLAHHLIDSGIRPGEHLGLHLYNGIEYLQTVLACLKARIVPVNVNYRYVEEELVYLYRDADLAALVFDAEFTGRVAAALPQTEKLRHLVRVGTPPQDAPALDSTAFTEAEAAGSPERGFGPRSADDLFIIYTGGTTGMPKGVMWRQEDLFFAGLFGGDPAGEPVKRPDELAERVAAGGSGITFFPAPPLMHGTSTLTSFIAFNYGQRVVIHRKYAPEDVLRTIEKEKVSSVSLVGDAMLRPLIDALRGPLKGTDLSSLFSVSSSGAIMSETVRAQFQALVPNVLLLNNFGSSESGSNGKATDDSGPEKGFRLEVNERTRVVDPVTYAEVPVGEVGRLAQRGHVPLGYYNDPAKTAETFFQKGDERWVLLGDMATVDEDGIVTVLGRGSQCINTGGEKVYPEEVEQALKSHPDVYDALVAGVPDAKWGNHVAAVVQLRAGAPALDLETVQTHCRTRLAGYKIPRQLVITDRIERSPSGKADYRWARSVASAEDAHPSI, from the coding sequence GTGGAGTACAACCTTGCCGACCTGTTCGAGTCGGTCGTCGACGTGGTCCCGGACCGCGAGGCGCTCGTGTACGTCGACCACCCGGGTACGGGCGCCGAGCGCCGGCTCACGTACGCGGAGCTCGACGCCGCCGCCAACCGGCTCGCCCACCACCTGATCGACTCCGGCATCCGGCCGGGCGAACATCTGGGCCTGCACCTGTACAACGGCATCGAGTATCTGCAGACCGTCCTGGCCTGCCTGAAGGCTCGGATCGTCCCGGTCAACGTGAACTACCGCTACGTGGAGGAGGAGCTGGTCTACCTCTACCGGGACGCCGATCTGGCCGCCCTCGTCTTCGACGCCGAGTTCACCGGACGGGTCGCGGCCGCACTGCCACAGACGGAGAAGCTGCGGCACCTCGTGCGGGTGGGGACCCCTCCCCAGGACGCGCCGGCGCTCGACTCCACCGCCTTCACCGAGGCGGAGGCGGCCGGCTCGCCGGAACGCGGCTTCGGTCCGCGCTCGGCGGACGACCTCTTCATCATCTACACGGGCGGTACGACGGGGATGCCGAAGGGTGTCATGTGGCGCCAGGAGGACCTGTTCTTCGCCGGCCTCTTCGGCGGCGACCCGGCGGGCGAGCCGGTCAAGCGGCCCGACGAGCTGGCCGAGCGGGTCGCGGCGGGCGGATCGGGGATCACCTTCTTCCCCGCTCCCCCACTGATGCACGGGACCTCGACGCTGACCTCGTTCATCGCCTTCAACTACGGGCAGCGGGTGGTCATCCACCGCAAGTACGCGCCCGAGGACGTGCTCCGCACGATCGAGAAGGAGAAGGTCTCCAGCGTGTCGCTCGTGGGCGACGCCATGCTGAGGCCGCTGATCGACGCGCTCCGCGGCCCGCTCAAGGGTACGGACCTCTCCTCCCTGTTCAGCGTGTCCTCCTCCGGGGCGATCATGTCGGAGACGGTACGCGCGCAGTTCCAGGCGCTCGTCCCGAACGTGCTGCTCCTGAACAACTTCGGTTCCTCCGAATCCGGGTCCAACGGCAAGGCGACGGACGACTCGGGCCCGGAGAAGGGCTTCCGTCTGGAGGTCAACGAGCGGACGCGGGTGGTGGACCCGGTGACGTACGCGGAGGTGCCGGTCGGCGAGGTGGGGCGCCTCGCCCAGCGCGGCCATGTGCCGCTCGGCTACTACAACGACCCGGCGAAGACGGCCGAGACCTTCTTCCAGAAGGGCGACGAGCGCTGGGTGCTCCTCGGCGACATGGCCACCGTCGACGAGGACGGCATCGTCACCGTCCTCGGACGCGGCTCCCAGTGCATCAACACGGGCGGCGAGAAGGTCTATCCGGAGGAGGTCGAGCAGGCGCTCAAGTCCCATCCGGATGTGTACGACGCGCTGGTGGCCGGGGTCCCGGACGCGAAGTGGGGCAACCATGTGGCGGCCGTGGTCCAGCTGCGCGCCGGGGCGCCGGCGCTCGACCTGGAGACCGTCCAGACCCACTGCCGGACCCGGCTCGCCGGCTACAAGATCCCCCGCCAACTGGTGATCACCGACCGCATCGAGCGCTCCCCGAGCGGCAAGGCGGACTACCGCTGGGCCCGCTCCGTCGCCTCCGCCGAGGACGCCCACCCCTCTATATAA
- a CDS encoding crotonase/enoyl-CoA hydratase family protein — protein sequence MGGTEHLTVQREGATLVLTLNRPEAKNALSLPMLVGLYDGWLEADADDTIRSVVLTGAGGSFCAGMDLKALAGKGMEGEQYRDRMTADPDLHWKAMLRHHRPRKPVIAAVEGYCVAGGTEILQGTDIRIAGSSATFGLFEVKRGLFPIGGSTVRLPRQIARTHALEMLLTGRPYSAEEAARIGLVGRVVPDGTTLETALAVAEQINTCGPLAVEAVKASVYETAEMTETEGLAAELKRGWPIFGTADAKEGARAFAEKRKPVYRRE from the coding sequence ATGGGTGGGACCGAACACCTCACCGTGCAGCGCGAAGGCGCCACACTCGTGCTCACACTCAACCGGCCGGAGGCCAAGAACGCGCTCTCGCTGCCCATGCTGGTGGGGCTCTACGACGGCTGGCTGGAGGCCGATGCCGACGACACGATCCGCTCCGTCGTCCTGACCGGGGCGGGTGGCTCCTTCTGCGCCGGGATGGACCTCAAGGCCCTGGCGGGCAAGGGGATGGAGGGCGAGCAGTACCGCGACCGCATGACGGCCGACCCCGATCTGCACTGGAAGGCGATGCTGCGCCACCACCGGCCGCGCAAACCGGTCATCGCGGCTGTCGAGGGCTACTGCGTCGCCGGTGGCACCGAGATCCTCCAGGGCACCGACATCAGGATCGCGGGCTCCTCCGCCACGTTCGGGCTCTTCGAGGTGAAACGCGGACTCTTCCCGATCGGAGGGTCGACCGTCCGGCTGCCTCGCCAGATCGCCCGGACCCACGCCCTCGAAATGCTGCTGACCGGGCGCCCGTACAGCGCCGAGGAGGCTGCCCGCATCGGACTCGTCGGCCGGGTCGTCCCCGACGGCACGACGCTGGAGACGGCCCTCGCCGTCGCCGAACAGATCAACACGTGCGGGCCGCTGGCGGTCGAGGCGGTGAAGGCGTCGGTCTACGAGACCGCCGAGATGACCGAGACGGAAGGGCTGGCGGCGGAGCTGAAGCGCGGCTGGCCGATCTTCGGAACGGCGGACGCGAAGGAGGGCGCGCGCGCGTTCGCGGAGAAGCGGAAGCCGGTGTACCGCCGGGAGTGA